In the Lepidochelys kempii isolate rLepKem1 chromosome 3, rLepKem1.hap2, whole genome shotgun sequence genome, one interval contains:
- the KBTBD11 gene encoding kelch repeat and BTB domain-containing protein 11, with amino-acid sequence MESPVLSCVLYPGDGNISEAKTCPKRLCGEAEQQLGPPGKALGEAERSNGGQPQPGSMEGSAAAGEEERGGGESGALPLQAPCGFSSSLCFSSPGAGDKAPQQDPGAAASCSRVVKSQWEINNAASESEEEGGEAGGGDIARPPPGTYCPQAGAQPRSPQQPVSEEPDLVIEVSGRRIRAHKSVLAAKSDYFRARSSRDILRVKGVSYGALRLLIDYVYTARMGEVRHDNLAEVVSGARVLQMPCALHCAAEAMRAQLRLDNCYQLLCLAKKQRLAELREAAYRFMSDHYLQVLREPAVYGRLSGAERDLILQRRLEAGKRSLLVAEVSDAFERLSAGSRPQSRESSRPQSPSSVVSLEESSYLIYCYQEAAKEWRVLTRLPEEANAKGCAMCVLYNYLFLAGGIAAAPGEQRARLSDKVFCYNPLTDTWSQVRPLGQPRSQLKLLALDGYLYAVGGECLFTVERYDPRADRWSPVAPLPKGAFAVAHEATTCNGEIYVSGGSLFYRLLKYDPRRDEWQECPYNSSRRRSADMVAFKSFIYRFDLSGSRGEQGQAGGVEVFRYNTVAKRWSQCASLRPSSGPLQPFRCAALGSTIYCVNRAGTLRFNLAQDGEVEADGGLPGSFDAELLKAPFEAKGVLLPFVLTLPEKPDKAGEPESPVVF; translated from the coding sequence ATGGAGAGCCCAGTCCTATCCTGTGTCCTTTATCCAGGTGATGGGAATATCAGTGAGGCAAAGACCTGTCCAAAGAGGCTCTGCGGAGAAGCGGAGCAGCAGCTAGGGCCACCGGGAAAAGCTCTGGGGGAAGCGGAGCGCAGCAACGGCGGCCAGCCGCAGCCCGGCTCCATGGAAGGGAGCGCAGCAGCGGGGGAAGAGGAGCGCGGGGGTGGGGAAAGCGGCGCGCTCCCTTTGCAAGCCCCCTGCGGTTTCAGCTCCTCCTTGTGCTTCAGCTCGCCCGGGGCGGGGGACAAAGCCCCGCAGCAGGATCCCGGAGCAGCCGCCTCCTGCAGCCGGGTGGTGAAGAGCCAGTGGGAGATTAACAACGCGGCGTCCGAGTccgaggaggaggggggggaagcgggAGGAGGCGACATCGCCCGGCCGCCGCCTGGCACTTACTGTCCCCAGGCTGGAGCGCAGCCCAGGAGCCCGCAGCAGCCGGTCTCGGAGGAGCCGGACCTGGTGATCGAGGTGTCCGGCCGGCGGATCCGAGCCCACAAGTCGGTGCTGGCGGCCAAGAGCGACTATTTCCGCGCGCGCTCGTCCCGGGACATCCTGCGGGTGAAGGGGGTGAGCTACGGGGCGCTGCGCCTGCTCATCGACTACGTCTACACGGCCCGCATGGGCGAGGTGCGCCACGACAACCTGGCCGAGGTGGTGAGCGGCGCCCGCGTGCTGCAGATGCCCTGCGCCCTGCACTGCGCGGCCGAGGCCATGCGGGCCCAGCTGCGCCTCGACAACTGCTACCAGCTGCTGTGCCTGGCCAAGAAGCAGCGGCTGGCGGAGCTGCGGGAGGCCGCCTACCGCTTCATGAGCGACCACTACCTGCAGGTGCTGCGGGAGCCCGCCGTCTACGGGCGCCTGAGCGGCGCCGAGCGGGACCTCATCCTGCAGCGCCGCCTGGAGGCCGGCAAGCGGAGCCTGCTGGTGGCCGAGGTCAGCGACGCCTTCGAGAGGCTGAGCGCGGGCAGCAGGCCGCAGAGCCGGGAGAGCAGCCGGCCGCAGAGCCCCTCCTCCGTGGTGTCGCTGGAGGAGAGCAGCTACCTGATCTACTGCTACCAGGAGGCGGCCAAGGAGTGGAGGGTGCTGACCCGCCTGCCCGAGGAGGCCAACGCCAAGGGCTGCGCCATGTGCGTCCTCTACAACTACCTCTTCCTGGCTGGGGGCATCGCGGCGGCCCCGGGCGAGCAGCGCGCCCGCCTCTCCGACAAGGTCTTCTGCTACAACCCGCTCACCGACACGTGGAGCCAGGTGCGGCCGCTGGGCCAGCCCCGCTCGCAGCTCAAGCTGCTGGCCTTGGACGGCTACCTCTACGCCGTGGGGGGCGAGTGCCTCTTCACGGTGGAAAGGTACGACCCGCGGGCCGACCGCTGGAGCCCGGTGGCCCCGCTGCCCAAGGGCGCCTTCGCCGTGGCGCACGAAGCCACCACCTGCAACGGGGAGATCTACGTGTCCGGCGGCTCCCTTTTCTACCGCCTGCTCAAGTACGACCCCCGGCGGGACGAGTGGCAGGAGTGCCCCTACAACAGcagccgccgccgctccgccgaCATGGTGGCCTTCAAGAGCTTCATCTACCGCTTTGACCTGAGCGGCAGCCGCGGCGAACAGGGGCAGGCCGGCGGGGTCGAGGTCTTCCGCTACAACACCGTGGCCAAGCGCTGGAGCCAGTGCGCCTCCCTGAGGCCCAGCagcggccccctgcagcccttccgCTGCGCCGCCCTGGGCAGCACCATCTACTGTGTCAACCGGGCCGGCACCCTACGTTTCAACCTGGCCCAGGATGGCGAGGTGGAGGCCGACGGGGGGCTGCCGGGCAGCTTCGATGCAGAGCTGCTGAAGGCCCCCTTCGAGGCCAAAGGTGTCCTCCTGCCCTTCGTGCTCACCCTGCCAGAGAAGCCAGACAAAGCTGGGGAGCCGGAGAGCCCCGTGGTGTTCTGA